Genomic segment of Bacteroidales bacterium:
GCCTATTGACAGGCTTCCCCCGGCATTCAGCCAACTGGTGATCCGCTGGCTTAGTTCAGCTTCTGCTCCCCTGTGTAAGGCATCAAGACCCTGAACCATTGATGGGTCTTCAAACTGATTGTACTCATTAGTGAGTATCGATTTGTCCTGCCAACTGGTATAATAAGCATTCAGCCGCAAACGGGTATACCTCAGGTCTAAGCCGTAACCAACCTCTGCCGTTAAAGTTTTTTCATTTTTAAGGTCATGGGTCGGGACATTGGTGAAATTTCCGAAGACGAATTTAAAATAAGGTTCACGGGAGAAATATCCGCCATTAATGAATAAATGGTTAAACTCATTCAGGTTAAGATTCAGTCCTGCCTTCACATCGAAACCAGGCTTGAATACCCATTCACTACTGATATCGCTGACGTAATTGTAGCGGTCCTCCCTCCGGTACCAGTTACCGGATATGGTTCCGGAAGCAAACGCGTTAAGCCTGCCCGATTGATACTCCAATTGCGCAAAGATGCTGGCGAAATTATTGATCGCTCCGTTGTCGACCTTAACGATATCTCCGACCTTTTTAATCTGGTCACGGCCCGCCACGCCATCGACTGCATAAGCGTAATCATCAATGAAAAAGCGGCCGCCAAGCAGATCCCTGACCTTTTGCTGCAGCTTCGACTTGAATATTCTTCCATGGAAACCGGCAGTCAGAGTGAACCGGTCGTTGAATTCATGCCTGTAAGTCGATAAAAGCCCTGTCCAGATATGGCTTGCAAGAAAGTTCGTCTGAATATTAAGGGAATATCCGGTTGTGTCAGTGCCATCCGCCAGTGTATAATAACTTTCATTCCCGGCATTATTCCGGTAGATAGTTTCCCAATCAATTTGTCCACTGGGGTTATGATAACTAAATATCCAGGGATTACTGCCGAAAGTCTCGGTCCATTTACCCCCGCCATTGCCGAACGACAAGTAATAAGAGGTGGCCAGCATGCTTTTTTTGGAAATATTCCAGTAATCGTTGAGAGCGATATGAGGTTTATGATAGAAATTTTCGCTCGCATTGTTGATCTCCCCGTTATAACTACCCCAGTCTTTGTTGTAGCGCAGACCATACTGGTCTGTTTCTGCTTTCGACAACCTGTTATTCCGCTGGCCATGTTTTTCAGGATTGCCAAGCGCAGTGAAAACCAACATGTGGTCTTTACTGAATTCCTTGGAGATGGAGAGATAATAAGCCCATCCGTCGACGTAGGTTGCATCAGCGTAGCCCGGTCCTGTGAACCGGGAGCCAAGAAAAGTTACGGCCATATTGTTTTTAAGCCTGCCGCTGGATAACATGAGGGTGGTTTTCTGGTTGCCATAGTCAGTGATGGAATATTTGAGGCTTCCACCTGATTCCACATCGGTAGTTTTTGTGATGATATTGATCGTTCCACCGATGGAATTCAGCGCTACTTTTGAGGCCCCAAGTCCCCGCTGCACCTGGATCTGCTGGGTGGCTTCCGCTAAACCAAGCCAGTTGTTCCAATAGACAAGTCCGTTTTCGACACTCCCAATGGGAACCCCATTCAGCATCAAGGCCACATTCTCCTGTTTAAACCCCCGGATGTTCACGCTGGCATCGCCGCTGCCACCACCGGTTCGGCTCGCATAGACACCGGGCACTGCCTTCATGATCTCAGGGAATGGCTGGTCGCCGAGCCGTGTTTCAATATCTTCAGCCCTGATCATGGACACCGAAACAGGTGTTCGCCGGTCAATCGCTTCCGATGCTATGATGCTAACCTCGGCCAGGCCGATGGTGGCCCGCTTTAAATAGATCGTGCCAAGTTTTACCTCCCCGGTCATTGTCACTGGAATCTCTTTTGGAAGGTATCCTATATTTGTAAAGGAAAGAACATAACTTCCCGGTGACAGGTCAATCCGGAAAAAACCGGCCTGATCGGTGGAAGTTCCCTTGCTTTCATTTAATACTTTGATATTGACTCCTGTAAACTGATCGCCGGTCAGTGAATCGGCGACATATCCTGAAACCCAGGACTGACCATGTGCTAACTGGGTCAGTGTGAGGTTTAACAGGCAAATCAGGCAATAAAAGGATATTTTTTTCATAATCTTATTAGGTTAAATTTAGACCATTAAAAAACCCTGAAGGGATCCAACAGGGCGGGAATTATAAATCAATGATGATAGCCCTTTAGTAAAAAAGGTATATCCATCAGAAATTCTTCTTCCATCCAGACTTTAACTGTCGGTTCCGGAGTTACACCGGATCGGTCCCGCCATCAGACGGAATTCGCGGACTTTCACCGCCGGTCGGGGATTGCACCCTGCCCTGAAGAATATCTTCAAAAACTAACAGATTCAATTTCTGTCAGGTGACAAAATTAGGAATTTTCTTCCGGATAACTGATCCTCACGTGATAAATATTCTGGAGGCTTTTTTTGAAGATTTCTTTAACCATTGTGATATCACGCAAGGTGAGATCAGCATTGGAAAATTGTTCTGATTCCAGCTGACGGTTAATGATCCGCTCAACCAGATCATTGATTCTGTCATCATCCGGTTTGGTGAGGCTGCGGGAAGCAGCTTCCACCGAGTCGGCCATCATCACCAGGGCAGTTTCTTTTGAATAGGGAATAGGACCAGGGTAAGTGAATGTGTTCGCATCAACATTCTTTTCCGGATTTTCGAGCTTTTGTTTAAGGTAGAAATATTCAACCTTCCTGGTGCCATGATGGGTTGTGATAAAATCAGCAACTTCAGCAGGGAGTTTATATTTTTTGGCGAATTCAATCCCGCGTGTAACATGACGGATAATGATCCTGGCACTTTCCTCATAGCTAAGGTCATCATGGGGATTAACACCTGTAACCTGGTTTTCGATGAAATACATCGGTGCATCTATCTTCCCGATATCGTGGTACAGCGCCCCAACCCTGACCAGCAGGCTGTCTCCATCGATAGCGTATGATGCTTCTTCAGCAAGGTTGGCAACCTGGAGTGAATGTTGAAAAGTTCCGGGGGCCTTATGGGCCAGTTCCCTGAGCAGTTTATTATTGCTGTTGCCCAGTTCAATGAGCGTTACGTCGGTGATATAGCCAAACGTCCTCTCCAACAGGAAAATGAGCGGGTAAGCAAATAGCAGCAAAGCAGCATTGGCGGCCATTTGATAAACTTGCTGAATGTTTATTCCCCTGAAATTACCTTCCTGCATCAGGATAAGCCCGACGTAAATTGCAGTATAAGTGCAGAAAACCCAAAACGCCGTGTAGAAAAACTGGGAACGCCTTTCCAGCCTGACTATGCTCATGATCGCAACCACGCCGGCAATGAGCTGGATGAAAACAAACTGGAAGCTGTTTGGTGCGATGAAGCCGGTGGTGAATATAGTTACCAGGTGAACGAACAATGCAAGGCGGGTGTCATAAAAAACCCGGATTATAACAGGGACAAGGCAGACAGGGACGAGGTAAAAATAGCTGACATTAAACCGTACTATAAGGCTGGCAGTGAGTACCATCATAAATATGATCAACAGGATCAGAAAGGTCTTCTTGTTGTTGGCCAGGATATCCTTACGGTAATTATAAAGGAAAAGTACAAGGACCAGGATTGAAATCGATGTCAGAATGGCTTGTCCCCCGGCAATGGCATAAAATGCCCTGGTAGTGCCCAACTGGACCTCAAAATTATTTTTTAATGATGTGAGGATGCGGTAATGATCGTCATTTACCCTTGCCCCGCGTGGAATAATCAGCTCACCACGCTGTACCATGCCGCGGAAAGGACTGATATTTGAAAGTGCCGATTCTTTTTCCGCATTGGTTTTTTCGGCATCAAAGAAAAGATTATGGGTGATATGGTTGGTAAGAATATTAATAAGAAAATCCTTGTCCGTGAAGTTTTCTTTTCCAACTTTAACTAAAATATAACTGCTGGCCTGCTGCAATGTAAATACCTTGAAAAGCGGCACTTCCCTGGCAATATTATTTTCAATGATGAAAATTTCAAAATCGGCAGGTTTGTTTTCTATCGAAGGATCAAGCTGAATGATCCCTGCCCTGAAAATCGAATCAAAAATCATTAATCCTTGCCGCAATAGCTTATCTTTCTGTTGGCTGAACGTATTCAATTCCCCATTTCTTTCAGCCCATTTTTTATTGAACTCGAGTTCGAAGAGCTCTGCCTGTCGCGAAAATACAGCCGTATCCATCTTAAAAAAAGGCTTCAGGAGCGATAAAACCTGTTCCTGTTCGGCTTTCAGCTCATCATCATACTTAATGATCGCAAAATCAAAGGGAGCGTATAAGTCATCATGCAACCACGGTTTACCTTTGCTAAATTCATACCTGAATTTTCCTTCTTTCGGCAATACTAAAACCAGCAGGATCACAGTTGCTGCAAACATGGCAATCCTAAGGAAAAGATCCTTGTTCTTTCGCGTTTTTTCTGTGATCCGGTTCATGGCTGATCTCTTATTGCTGCTAATTTATGAATAATTGGTTTAAATTTGTATGAATTATTAAATTATGATTGAATTTGGTTTTTGTAACCTTGCAGTGGTACCAGTCCGACGCGAACCCTCCGACAAAGCAGAAATGTCTACCCAGTTGCTTTTCGGAGATCTGATGGAAGTTATCGGCCGGGATGATTCATGGTGCCAGGTGAAAATATTCTTTGATGGTTATGAGGGTTGGGTCGATGTTAAACAGATCCGGGCTGTCAGCAACCAGGAGTTCAGGCGCCTGACCACATCACCTGTTTGGGTGAACAGGCAGATGCATTCCGATGTTGTCCTTTACAGTGGGGTGAATATAAGTTTGCCAGCAGGGTGTAGTTTTTATAATATAAAAGGCCAGATTATGGAGATAGATGGAGAGCAATACCGGCTGGACGGAAAAGTATACCCGTTTACTTTTACAGGGCTCAACGGGTTAATGGAAACTGCTGCCGGTTATCTTTCCTGTCCATATCTATGGGGAGGTAAAACTTACCTTGGCATGGATTGTTCCGGATTTACACAAGTTGTGTTCAAACAGCACGGCATTAAATTATTGCGTGATGCGGCTCAACAAGCTACTCAGGGCGAATTAATCAGTATCCTTAACGATGGAAAACCCGGCGACCTGGCTTTTTTTGATAATGCAGAAGGAAAGATTGTCCATGTCGGGATCCTTCTGGAAGATCAACGGATCATTCATTGCTCCGGGAAAGTCCGCATTGATACTATTGACCACCAGGGAATATATAACCGCTATCTGAGCAAATACACGCACAGTTTGCGGTTGATAAGGCGGGTAGTAGCAGGCAGTTGGACAGTTGGACAATAGGCAGTCGGACAGGTTGTATGACTTTAGGGATTGTTTATTGACGATTTCTGACGGCGGATTTCTAACTTCCAATTTGCCAACTGCCAACTTATTTCATCACTATTTTATCCAAATACCTCCCTGCTTCCGGCCCCATATTAAACAACAGATCAAGGATGCTCAGGTTTGGCACAAAGCCATATTTATAATCGAAAACCTGTGGATATTTGGGGAATTGATTGAAAGGCTGATATTTTTTCGGAGATATTGCTGACCGCAGATCGAGCATACTCCCCGGTTTTTTTTCATAGTCCTGCGTGAACTGTATATTGAGGTCTATACCGAGCAGTGCGCTGATTGTTTTCAGAATGTTATGGTTGTTATTAATCAGGCTTGTCTCCTGTGTTTCGAAGAGTTGCTCAAGTATATCAGTATAATAGTTGAAAAAGGGAGATGAACGATAACCCGTCTGCAGCGTTTTCCAATGTTGTTCCTGCCAGTGTTCGCGGTAGCAGATTTCAACTTGTTTAGTCATTGTATGGTTGCCTTGCGGCTTAGTGACCGGGACTACCAGACTTGACTTACCGGACGCTGTCATTATCTCGCAGCGGTTACGGAATGTTTGCTTGGTAAAGGTTTCCATTTGTTCGATATATATGACCTTGCTCCGGATCATATGAACGAAATAGGAAATAGGAGGGAAGTAAGCGGTAGGAAGTAGGATATCTCCGGTTATGGTCATGACATGTGTTAGCTTTTTAGCAGGATATCCTCGATCGCCTTTTTAAAGGTGTCTTTTGGCAAGGCGCCCATCGCCATCTGCGGGGCTCCGTCAGCCGGGCAGAAAAGAATGGATGGGATGCTCCGGATGCCAAAAACGCCTGCCAGTTCCTGCTCTTTTTCAGTATCTACCTTATAAATGTTGATCTTGCCTTTATATTCTGTAGCAAGTTCTTCGAGGATAGGGGCAACCATTTTACACGGTCCGCACCAATCAGCGTAAAAATCAATCAGACAGGGTAATTCACCCTGGTAGTTCCATTCTTTATTGTTTTCGAAATCAAATACTTTTGAAATGAAAGTGTCTTTTGATAAATGTTCCAGTGACATAATTATGATAATTTTAAATTTTAAATTGGGGTTTTAATTATTTAATTAATTGATGTTGAAGGGGTTTTTAATAAAAACTCGTCAATGATTTTTTTGTAAGATTCTTTTGGTAATGCGCCTTTCTGTGAGGAAGGTTTTCCTTGCATGGGGATGAATAAAACTGTAGGAAGACTTGTGATGCCAAATACGGCAGCCAGTTCCCGCTGAGCTTCTGTATCTACTTTATAGATATTGATCTTGCCTTCATACTCAACTGCCAGTTCTTCAAGGATCGGGGCGATCATCCGGCAAGGCCTGCACCAGTCAGCATAAAAGTCGACGATAGCCGGTTTGTCACCTGCAAAGACCCATTGCTGTGGGTTCTTCTCGTAATCCATGACCTTGAGTTTAAAGGTTTTCTCAGTCAGATGTTCTGGTATTCCATTCGAAGATTCCGATTTTTTACTGCCACCATCAGTAACATTTGCAGAAGATTTCGATGACGTATTGCCCTTCTCACCGTCTGTAGTGCCATTACAGCTGATGAACAGGAAGATTATTAAAACAGAGAGGTATCCGATTTTTTTCATATTAATAATTTGTTTAAGATTAACGGATGCAAAATTAAGAATAATTTTTGAATTAAATCGCTTTAGTATCACTTTTTTTATAATTTTGCTTAAAAATTATTAAAAGGCACTTTTAGGATCAACATTTCGAAACGATGACACTATTTTTTCGTGAAATATCACCTCTTAAGTTAGAAGAGGTCTTGCTGGATGAAAACCGGTGCCTTGAATTCATTGCAGGGGAAAAATGGTATAAGGGCTTTGTTTGCCGGAAGTGCGGCCACGATAATTACTGCAATGGCAAAAAGCCTTATTCCAGGCGGTGCACCCGCTGTAAACATGAAGAATCGGCCACTTCCCATACTATTTTCCATGGCTGCCACCTGCCTCTGACACAGGCTTTCAGGCTGGCTTACCAGGTCTGCCATAACCCTGAAGTTTCCACCTATGAGCTGGCCAGGCAGCTTGATACACGCCAGATGACCTGCTGGAAGCTCAAGAAGAAGATGCTCGACTGCATTGCATCGAACGGCCAACTTCAGATCATCCCTTCATCAGCAAAACTAAAATACGTTTCTCCGCCAAGGATAAGGTGATCCAGAACAGGGAGGTCAAGCAGGAGACCTGCTTCTTTGAGTTTACGGGTCAGCCTGATGTCGGCCTCGCTGGGCTGGGTGTTACCGGAAGGGTGGTTATGGCAGAGGATCAGCGAACTGGCATTATGGTCGAGGGACATCTTGAATATTTTCTTTGGATCAGCCACCGTCCCGGAAATGCCTCCTTCGCTGATGTTTACTTTCCGGATTACCCGGTTGGCCCGGTTCAGCAAAAGCACCCAGAATGATTCGTATTGGGAATCTGCCAGCTCTCCATGGAAAAGTTCAAAAACATCCCGGCTGCCGGCCACTTTTTCCCTGGCCATTGCATCCTGACCCCGCTTGCGGTTGCCCAGCTCGAGCGCCGCTATGATCGTAACCCCTTTCGCCATACCGATCCCTTTGAATTTCAGCAAGTCATTGATCTGGTATTTCGACAGCTCAGCCAGGTTTTGACCGCTCTGATCAAGGATCCGTTTGGCCAGGTCAACGGCCGATTCATTCCGGTTGCCTGACCCCAGCAATAAAGCGATCAGCTCGGCATTGCTCAGTGCCGACTTGCCTTTCAGCAGCAGCTTCTCCCTCGGCCTGTCATCTTCCGACCATTGTTTGATGGGTATGCGTGATTCATATGTCATCGTTGCCTTTTTCCTGTTTATCCGGAAAAATGGAAATTATACCCGACCGGTTGAAAATATTTTTTTGGAATCAATCATATGCATGGGAGGATAGAAAGCAAAAAAAAAAGCCGCCGGTTGCTAAACAGGCAGCTTGAAATGATAGCTTGAAGTATTTCTTACGCTAACGTATTGACCTTACGGGTCAGCTTGGATTTCAGATTGGCGGCTTTGTTCTTATGAATGATCGAATGCTTTGCCATTTTATCGATCATAGAAACCATTTTCGGAAGCTGGGATGCAGCTTCATCTTTAGCTTCAATGGATTTGAATTTCTTGATGGCGTTACGCATGGTTTTACCATGATAGCGGTTCTGGATCTTTCTGTTTTCATTGGCCCTGATTCTTTTCAGCGCTGACTTGTGATTTGCCATGTCTCAGATATTTTTTATTCCTGAATGGGGGTGCAAAGGTAAAGAATATTTTTACAAATGAAAATGTTTTAGGAAAAAGTTTATTTATAGCTTTGATCAATCAATAATCGATATTTTATGAAAATGAAAATTTCCTTTACTGCCACTCTTCTCATTACCGGCATGCTCCTGAACGCGCAGACCAGTGTTCCTGCGTTTATTACGGATAGCCTGGATAGCTATACCGAACAGGCGCTAGCGGAATGGCAGATACCGGGTGTCGCGGTTCTTGTGGTCAAAGACGGACAGGTGATTGTCCAGAAAGGTTATGGATTCCTCGAATCAGGCAAACCTGAGCAAGTAGATGAAAATACGCTGTTTATGATCGCATCCAATACCAAGGCATTTACAGGAACGGCAATGGCAATCCTGGAACAGGAAGGCAAATGCTCACTTGACGACCGCGTTCAGAAATATTTGCCCGGCTTTAAAATGAAAGACCCCTGGGTAGCCGAACATATTACCCTGACCGATGTTATGTCGCACCGGATCGGTATGGAAACTTTCCAGGGCGATTTTATGTATTGGGAGTCGGACCTGAGCAGTGATGAGGTGATCGAAAAATTCGGCATGCTCACGCCAATGTATGATTTCAGGGCGAAATGGGGCTATTGCAATGCCGGTTTTCTGATCGCCGGAAAATGCCTGGAACAAATCACCGGGATGACATGGGAACAGTTTATGCGGGATCGCATCGTAAACCCATTGGAAATGAAAAGGACACTGGTTATGACCGCAGAAATTGCAAATGCTGAAAACCTTGCTGCGGCTCATACCCTGGTCAACGGAAAACTGCAGGTTATCCCGCACTGCCAGGTCGATAACATTGCACCGGCGGCCAGCATCAGCTCTTCAGTCAGCGATATGAGCCACTGGATCATTGCCCAGCTCGACAGTGGAAGGTATAACGGCCGGCAGGTTATTCCCTGGCAGGCGATCCGGAAAGCGCAATACCCAAATTCTATCGTCCGGCGGGCCAGGCACCCGTTCAATATTACACATTATTCCCTCTACGGCATGGGCTGGAGCCTCCAGGATTATGAAGGACGGGAAATGGTTTCCCATACCGGCGGTGTGGATGGTTTTGTAACTTCGGTTACCCTGATCCCCGAGGAGAAACTTGGCGTGGTCGTTTTTACCAACACCGATATGAATGGTCTTTACGAAGCTGTTAAATGGGAGATCATTGATGCATACCTTGGACTACCTTACCGGAATTACAGCCAGGTTTTCATCTCGCGTTATATGCCAGCTTATAAAAAAGAAATGGAGATGATCACTTCGTGGCAGGATTCGGCTAAAATGAATCTGCCCATGCCTGTGAAACTTGCAAAATTTGCGGGGAAATACAACCATGAAGTTTATGGCAGCGCTATCCTCGAATCTAAAGGAGATTACCTGCTCCTGAAGCTGGAACACCATCCTGATCTGACATCCAGGCTGGAATATATTGGAAACAACAGGTTTCTTTGCACTTACAGCAGTCCGCTCTGGGGTATCAAAGTTTTTCCCTTTGTTATAAAAGATGGAAAAGTCATATCATTTACCCTCAGCGTAGCCGACTTTCTTGAATTCACGACCTATGAGTTCGTGAAGGAATAATCAGTATTAGTGTTTTATTGAACGATGAAAATTAATGATATCAGTTTCTATATGTTCCTGCTTAAACTTTTCAGCATGTTGAAGGCCTTTCCCGACTAATTCATTTCTTAATGTTTCAGAATCCATCAGTTTATCGATCCAGCCTGCGATCTCTTCAAAATCATTCGGATTCACATAAACGGCACCATCACCGCCGGCTTCCGGAAAGCAACCTCCCTGTGATGTGATAACCGGAATATGACTGAAAAGTCCTTCCACGATCGGCATGCCGAAGCCTTCATATTGAGATGGATATACCATTAATTGAGCATTTCTGCAAAGAGCCGGCACATATTTATAGGGCACATTTCCCAAAAAATGAATCCGGTCCGACAACCGGTTTTTTTCAACATAATTTAAGATTGTTTTCAGGTAATCCCTGCCTAAACCCACAGCGGTGCCAATAACAACCAAATCCAGGTCATACTTGTCTTTGATCAGGTTAAAGGCTCGTACCGTCTTAAACAAGTTTTTCCTTGATGTAATAGCGCCAATGCTGATGATATATCTTCTTTCGGTACTAAAAAACTGATGGGCATCCACGGTATCTTTGCTATAGAAAATCGGATCGCTGCCTGGATAAATAACGTTAATTTTGTTTTCCGGGACATGATAATAATAAACTATATCCCGTTTGGTCTGCTCACTTGCGGCTATAATAAAATCAGCATGCTTGCCGGCATACTTAGTCTTTTGCTTATAAAAATAAGCATCAATCGCAGGGTATAATTGCGGATACCGCAAAAATATCAGATCATGAATAATAACGACTTTGACTATATCTGGGTTTTTATTGCCAAAGGGGATTTCATTGCTTAATCCATAATAAATACCGATATTGTCTTTTCTTAAACGGGCATTGATCAAGCCTGTACGCCAGGGTGCACCACCCAGCATTTTGTGCCAGGGTTTATCCGGACTGACGATTATACTGTTAGCCCGATCAACTTCTTTCAGGTAAGGATTGTCACCGGCGACTACCTTTGGGGAATACAGGTAGAAATTATCACCAGCCGATTTCTTTGCCAATCCATGGTAAAACCTCCGGCCATAATTGCCAAGGCCGCTATTATTAAAGAAAATCCTTTTTGCATCTAGGCCGATATTCATGTAACCTTTTTATGGATGACAGTCCGGTAATAAATTTCATAATAAAAAAACCTTAAGGCAGAAAGGAACAATGGGATTCCCATCATGACATATAAGACTGAAAGATATTCCGGGGAAATAATGCCTGATTCTCTGAGAATTACTCCGGAAGTGATCATGACAGCCATCATAATATAGCTTCTGATATTAAAAAAGGCAAACATACAGGGATTTTCATTCTCTAAATTAATGATCCGCCAGGCATGTTTTAAAGATATTTTGGAAAACAACAGTAAGTAAAATATTCCGCCACCAAAAATGCTGATCGTAATTTTTAGCCATAAGAGATCCCTGTACATACAGAATAGCGAAATGCCTTTATACAGAAGCATTCCTCCTGCAAATGTCCACACAACGCCGGCCACAAAAAGAAGGTAGCGCTTGGGAATTGCCGGTTTGAGTGTCTGAAGCAGGTTCATCTGATAGTGGGATAAAATTTATTGATTAACCAAGGGACCAGCCAACCAATGAAAGAACCTATGATTATGCCGCTTAACACATCGCTTGGGTAATGCACCCCTAAAGCCATCCTGGAATAAGCAACCACTGATGCCCATATAAAAAGCGGGATAATAAATTTTCTTTTCGGGATTAAAATTGTAAATGCAACAGCAATGGCAAAAGCTTCCATTGCATGTCCTGAAGGGTAGGATGAACTGCCGGCTTCCGACAGCTTTTCAATATCGGGGTAACTTATATAAGGTCGCTCTCTGATAATAATAGTTTTCAGGGTAAGGCTTAAAGTTGCAACAACAATAAACACCGCAAGGATTTTATAAAACACAATCCTGAGTGGCTTTGATTTTGTTTTCAGTGAATAGATGAGAATTGTCAGCAGTAATCCTATGCTTACAAATGTTGTGGTAAATGAAATATAATAAAGGATATTGTCAAGCGCTGCAACGCGATTGTGGTGTATCAAACGCAGAATTTCGATATCTAAACCGGATAATGCAGTATTATGCATTGGCATTAGTTATAGCGAAGAATATTTTGAAAAAATTTGATTTTGCAATTTCCAAATTTCAAATATCAATTTTCAAGTTTCAGTTATTTCTCATCCATAAACTGCTGTATAGCAGTTGCTGCGCGCCGGGAAGCGCCTTCGCCCCCAAGCTTTTCCCTGAGTAAATCATATTCTGATATGATCCGCGACCGGTTGCTTTCATCCAGTATGACATTCAGCTCTTTTTCAAGGTTTTCCGCATTAAAATCACCCTGGATCAGTTCCTTCACCACCTGCCGGTCCATGACCAGATTCACCAGCGAAATGAACTTCACATCCACGATCCGGCGGGCAATAGCATAGGAAATGGAACCGCCCCGGTAGCAAACCACCTGCGGTACGCCATAAAGCGCCGTCTCAAGGGTGGCGGTGCCTGATGTGACCAATGCCGCATGGGCACGGCGAAGCAATTCATGGGTCTGCCCGAAGAGGATCACCGGACTATCCTGTCCTGCTACCTGCCGGTAAAATGATGGTTCGATGGAAGGTGCGCCGGCAATGACGAACTCATACACGGGAAACCTGCCTGCAAGTGCAGCCATTACGGGAAGCATCCGCCTGATCTCCTGCTTTCTCGAGCCAGGTAACAAAGATATGATAGGCTTGCCGCTCAATTGATGGGCTGCCCGGAAAGCATCGGAATCCTGGTAAGCGGAAGGCCTGTTCACTACATCGAGCAGGGGATGGCCTGTAAAATCCACCGGGTAATCGTAACGCCGGTAGAACTCCTGCTCAAAAGGCAGGATCACAAGCATTTTATCCACATTTTTACGGATGCTGTAAACCCTTGATTTCTTCCACGCCCATA
This window contains:
- a CDS encoding TonB-dependent receptor; the protein is MKKISFYCLICLLNLTLTQLAHGQSWVSGYVADSLTGDQFTGVNIKVLNESKGTSTDQAGFFRIDLSPGSYVLSFTNIGYLPKEIPVTMTGEVKLGTIYLKRATIGLAEVSIIASEAIDRRTPVSVSMIRAEDIETRLGDQPFPEIMKAVPGVYASRTGGGSGDASVNIRGFKQENVALMLNGVPIGSVENGLVYWNNWLGLAEATQQIQVQRGLGASKVALNSIGGTINIITKTTDVESGGSLKYSITDYGNQKTTLMLSSGRLKNNMAVTFLGSRFTGPGYADATYVDGWAYYLSISKEFSKDHMLVFTALGNPEKHGQRNNRLSKAETDQYGLRYNKDWGSYNGEINNASENFYHKPHIALNDYWNISKKSMLATSYYLSFGNGGGKWTETFGSNPWIFSYHNPSGQIDWETIYRNNAGNESYYTLADGTDTTGYSLNIQTNFLASHIWTGLLSTYRHEFNDRFTLTAGFHGRIFKSKLQQKVRDLLGGRFFIDDYAYAVDGVAGRDQIKKVGDIVKVDNGAINNFASIFAQLEYQSGRLNAFASGTISGNWYRREDRYNYVSDISSEWVFKPGFDVKAGLNLNLNEFNHLFINGGYFSREPYFKFVFGNFTNVPTHDLKNEKTLTAEVGYGLDLRYTRLRLNAYYTSWQDKSILTNEYNQFEDPSMVQGLDALHRGAEAELSQRITSWLNAGGSLSIGNWKWKNDVTAFVFNDDQAVVDTIQVYADGLYVGDAPQTQVSLFADIRIMRTIDISVSWMYYDRYYADFSPTSRTNPNDRSQSYRIPSYQTLDIHLECPFRVGSLKARADLGCLNALNSKYIIRGQDGYSHTIDDFSGFWGFGRTFYLSLKLEF
- a CDS encoding WbqC family protein — translated: MTITGDILLPTAYFPPISYFVHMIRSKVIYIEQMETFTKQTFRNRCEIMTASGKSSLVVPVTKPQGNHTMTKQVEICYREHWQEQHWKTLQTGYRSSPFFNYYTDILEQLFETQETSLINNNHNILKTISALLGIDLNIQFTQDYEKKPGSMLDLRSAISPKKYQPFNQFPKYPQVFDYKYGFVPNLSILDLLFNMGPEAGRYLDKIVMK
- a CDS encoding C40 family peptidase, encoding MIEFGFCNLAVVPVRREPSDKAEMSTQLLFGDLMEVIGRDDSWCQVKIFFDGYEGWVDVKQIRAVSNQEFRRLTTSPVWVNRQMHSDVVLYSGVNISLPAGCSFYNIKGQIMEIDGEQYRLDGKVYPFTFTGLNGLMETAAGYLSCPYLWGGKTYLGMDCSGFTQVVFKQHGIKLLRDAAQQATQGELISILNDGKPGDLAFFDNAEGKIVHVGILLEDQRIIHCSGKVRIDTIDHQGIYNRYLSKYTHSLRLIRRVVAGSWTVGQ
- a CDS encoding HDIG domain-containing protein; this translates as MNRITEKTRKNKDLFLRIAMFAATVILLVLVLPKEGKFRYEFSKGKPWLHDDLYAPFDFAIIKYDDELKAEQEQVLSLLKPFFKMDTAVFSRQAELFELEFNKKWAERNGELNTFSQQKDKLLRQGLMIFDSIFRAGIIQLDPSIENKPADFEIFIIENNIAREVPLFKVFTLQQASSYILVKVGKENFTDKDFLINILTNHITHNLFFDAEKTNAEKESALSNISPFRGMVQRGELIIPRGARVNDDHYRILTSLKNNFEVQLGTTRAFYAIAGGQAILTSISILVLVLFLYNYRKDILANNKKTFLILLIIFMMVLTASLIVRFNVSYFYLVPVCLVPVIIRVFYDTRLALFVHLVTIFTTGFIAPNSFQFVFIQLIAGVVAIMSIVRLERRSQFFYTAFWVFCTYTAIYVGLILMQEGNFRGINIQQVYQMAANAALLLFAYPLIFLLERTFGYITDVTLIELGNSNNKLLRELAHKAPGTFQHSLQVANLAEEASYAIDGDSLLVRVGALYHDIGKIDAPMYFIENQVTGVNPHDDLSYEESARIIIRHVTRGIEFAKKYKLPAEVADFITTHHGTRKVEYFYLKQKLENPEKNVDANTFTYPGPIPYSKETALVMMADSVEAASRSLTKPDDDRINDLVERIINRQLESEQFSNADLTLRDITMVKEIFKKSLQNIYHVRISYPEENS
- the trxA gene encoding thioredoxin, which translates into the protein MSLEHLSKDTFISKVFDFENNKEWNYQGELPCLIDFYADWCGPCKMVAPILEELATEYKGKINIYKVDTEKEQELAGVFGIRSIPSILFCPADGAPQMAMGALPKDTFKKAIEDILLKS
- a CDS encoding transposase; amino-acid sequence: MTLFFREISPLKLEEVLLDENRCLEFIAGEKWYKGFVCRKCGHDNYCNGKKPYSRRCTRCKHEESATSHTIFHGCHLPLTQAFRLAYQVCHNPEVSTYELARQLDTRQMTCWKLKKKMLDCIASNGQLQIIPSSAKLKYVSPPRIR
- the trxA gene encoding thioredoxin — its product is MKKIGYLSVLIIFLFISCNGTTDGEKGNTSSKSSANVTDGGSKKSESSNGIPEHLTEKTFKLKVMDYEKNPQQWVFAGDKPAIVDFYADWCRPCRMIAPILEELAVEYEGKINIYKVDTEAQRELAAVFGITSLPTVLFIPMQGKPSSQKGALPKESYKKIIDEFLLKTPSTSIN